The proteins below are encoded in one region of Aquisphaera giovannonii:
- the amrA gene encoding AmmeMemoRadiSam system protein A, giving the protein MLPVGEGERALALRAARRAIAEYLERGTTLEVATRAPSLLEPRGSFVTLRRREGGALRGCRGEARPARPLIASIIREAILTATDDPRFPPVKPEELPGLTIKISALTPPVPISPGEVVVGKHGLIVMRGKRSGLLLPEVPAHFGLRTPEEFLAALYQKAGLSADDPSRDEDRLFAFETEAWGEPEVG; this is encoded by the coding sequence ATGCTTCCCGTCGGTGAAGGGGAACGTGCCCTGGCGCTCCGCGCGGCCCGCCGGGCGATCGCGGAGTACCTCGAGCGGGGGACGACGCTCGAGGTCGCGACGCGGGCCCCCAGCCTTCTCGAGCCCCGCGGCTCCTTCGTGACGCTGAGGCGACGCGAGGGGGGCGCCCTGCGGGGCTGCCGGGGGGAGGCCCGGCCGGCCCGGCCGCTCATCGCGTCCATCATCCGCGAGGCCATCCTCACGGCCACGGACGACCCGCGGTTCCCGCCGGTCAAGCCCGAGGAGCTGCCGGGCCTGACCATCAAGATCAGCGCCCTGACGCCGCCGGTGCCGATCTCGCCGGGGGAGGTCGTCGTGGGCAAGCACGGCCTGATCGTGATGCGCGGGAAGCGGTCGGGACTCCTCCTGCCGGAGGTGCCCGCGCATTTCGGCCTGCGGACCCCGGAGGAATTCCTGGCGGCGCTCTATCAGAAGGCGGGGCTTTCGGCGGACGACCCCTCCCGCGACGAGGACCGGCTGTTCGCCTTCGAGACCGAGGCCTGGGGCGAGCCCGAGGTCGGCTGA
- a CDS encoding response regulator — translation MTESPAPDDCRSDHPSSGGGEAPARREAAPKPTRRRILVVDDNPDMARSLSLLLEVLGHDVTTALGGEQAIGLAKGSPPEFILMDIGLPIMNGYQVAARLREEVPGLSAVFVAISGYSQEEDRRRSREAGFAHHLVKPVDYDEILRILAAGTGPVAR, via the coding sequence ATGACCGAATCCCCCGCGCCGGATGACTGCCGGTCCGATCATCCCTCGTCGGGAGGGGGCGAAGCCCCCGCCCGGCGCGAGGCCGCCCCGAAGCCGACGCGCCGGCGCATCCTCGTGGTCGACGACAATCCGGACATGGCCCGCAGCCTGTCGCTGCTCCTGGAGGTCCTCGGCCATGATGTGACGACGGCCCTCGGGGGCGAGCAGGCCATCGGGCTCGCGAAGGGCAGCCCCCCCGAGTTCATCCTCATGGACATCGGCCTCCCGATCATGAACGGCTACCAGGTCGCCGCCCGCCTCCGCGAGGAGGTGCCGGGGCTGTCGGCCGTGTTCGTCGCGATCTCCGGATACTCGCAGGAGGAGGACCGGCGCCGATCGAGGGAGGCCGGATTCGCCCACCACCTCGTCAAGCCCGTGGACTACGACGAGATCCTCCGGATCCTCGCCGCCGGGACGGGGCCCGTCGCCCGCTGA